The nucleotide sequence catgttctttcccttttttccaaccccccccccaacctcctgTACCtgacacacagttccactgggttttacatgtatcattgattaagacccaattccatattattgatagttggactagagttaccatttagtgtctacatccccaataatatccccatcagcccatgtgttaaagcagttgtttttcttctgtgtttctactcccacagttcttcctctgaatgtggctagttttataGTAGTCTTTTAGTAGGTCATCCAGACTCTCCACTTCAGTATACCCTTCATACCACCATCCAGtctaattttatttatagatCAAATAATAACTGTCACTGTAATGTCTACAAAGTACTTTATGCATATCCTCTcaccaaaaactattttgtgtGGCGGATGCTAGAGGAATTactatcatttttcagatgagaaaaccgaggctcaGAAAaatcaagtcacttgcccatgatcacagaaCTCAACTAGCtttgcctttctttcccttctttgctcCCTGATCCTTTCCCCACAGAACCCTGCAGCCAGTGTGGATCAGAGTTGtttgaagggaaagagagaaagagttccAAGGTAGAGGAAAGAGCATAGAATCAGGCTGAAGGGAAGACCAAgctgagaggaaaaaggaagacctagggaggaaggaaaagtctGTTGAATTTGAATCTATGGAGGCTCCCAGATTTGTAGCTACCCCAACACTCCTACCCCACTCAATTCTCTTGTACCCCTTCCCAAGGTTTTAAGATAAATCCAGATAAAATAAAGTAGACTGGTTCATGGTTTAAAAGATTTTAtcttaataaggaaaaagacttgtacaaaaatatttatagctgtgctctttgtggtggcacaaaattggaaaatgagggaatgttccttttactggggaatggctgaacaaattgtggtatctgttggtgatggaatactattttgctcaaaggaataatgaactggaggaattccatgtgaactggaatggcctccaggaattgatgcagagtgaaaggagcagatccatgagaacattgtatacagagactgatacactgtggtacaattgaacataatggacttctctattagcagcaatgcaaggatccagagcaaggctgagggacttatgagaaagaaaactagcaacattcagaggaagatctgtgggagtaaaaacacagaagaaaagcaattgcttgaacacatgggctgatggggattttATTGAAGAGGTAGATGCTAAAGGATAACTCTAatccaagtatcaataatatggaattaggtcttaatcaatgatacatgtaaaacccagaggaattgtgtgTTAGCTATGTGGGGTGGggattttgggggagagggaaagaacatgaaacataactatgggaaaaaattcaaaaatatatatatatacatatatgcacagtACTCTAtaagttatttaaaaattcttgtgCTCTGTACTTTTTGGTATCCAGAGCCTCATTTTACTATTGTTCTTAGAGGTAACTCTCCGGATTAaattttatgatgaaaaaaaaaagactttatctTACTCCACCCCAACCAATCCTACAAGTGCTACCTAGAGATCATTGTAGGATGGAGTTGAAGGAGAGGGTAAAGTATATTTAAAGCAAAGTCTAATGACTAGAAAAATTGAAGAGATTgggaatttgtgtgtgtgtggttaaGAAGTGGGTAAGATGGAATGGGAAGGGGGTCTGTGACTCCAGGAAAGATTTGAAAGGGCTGGGTGCCTCATAGCTTGGATGGCCAGTGTCTagcaaacaaaaatattatttgtaggAAGCTGAATAGAGAAAGAAGTAGTAGGAGGTAGAAGGTGGAGTTTGGGGGAACTTGGAGGCCAGGCCAGCTATTGTCATGGTGCTGGCATGGCTCTGGGCCTCTTGTCAGTTTTCAGGATCTGACCAAGTGAACAGTCATACTGCCATTTGGACAGAGTTAGCTTCTTAGGGcaaaatggggaggggaagggaagacagACTGCTTCAAAAGGTAAGGGGTTATATTTCTGGGTTAGGAGTTTGGCAAGGGGGTCTATGGGGTAACATCTTCTTCATGTACAGAGAGTGGGGATTTGTCTGGGACCTTGGAAAGTGCCAAATTATTTGGTTTCCTGAAAACTGACTTGGTCTGCTTTGTTGTCATAGGAGGGGTGCCCAGGGAAGAGGGAAGACATATTCCCCAACAGGGAACAACAGCCTAATCATTGTTTTGTCAAGGACCAGAGCCTAGGTTTCCCCCAACACAGTTTTCCCTCTAGAAGAGGCCAATGATATATGTGGGTTTAGCATTGTTTTTTCTGGAGCAAAGTAGGTAGACTCTTCGAGTGGAAGAGGTTTCGTTGTATAGGCAGGTAGTGGGTGGAGTTTCTTTTATTCGGGTACAGGTGGTAATAGAAAAGGGATCATGGCTGAGGGAGCAATATTCATTGAAGTCCTCACAAAAACTGTCAGTTTTCTTACAATTGATCGTCACTTTTCTCCAGGGAGCATGCAGAACATGATGGATATTGGGGCACTGCTTCAAGAAACTTTGCCGTCCTCGAACATAAGACATCAGGCCATTGCAGTAGCCCTGGAAGCCTTTGGAAAATTGTACCTTAGGAAAGTCAATGTGTAGAGCACGGAAATTTTCGACCTCTTTGGATgtgaaggaaaggaaggccagaACTGGTACCAAGAGCAGCTGGAGGACTAGAATCCTGACCAGAACCATCTTTCCTATAGGGGGAATGAAGAACAAGGGGAGTTGGAGGGAGAAGTCAGAGGATACTTACATGttcagcctcaatttttttctctttcctgtcttcttctcCTTATTCATGCCATTCTCCTTTCCCAGACTGGCTCAGCCTACGTCCTCTCTCCTTACCCAATCCTTATTCTGGCAGAGAACAAAATCATCTGATCCTTGGGCTAGGCATCTTCCTTGGTCTTTTTGGCCCCTTAGCCCAAAATTCTGTTCAATAAAGGTAAAGCATTATGAAAGgagaagacagaagaatagcAGTCAGACCTTGTCTTCCTCTAGGTTCTTTccttctgggaaaggaaaagctGGCTGAAGTCAGCTGCAACTCAGGTCAGCTGGGAACAGTTAGGAGCAGGGTTGGAGGCATAAGAAGGcgaagagtctggaggtgaacaGTAGACTGGTAGGGTTAATATTTGGAAACCTGATTAAGGAAATTATTCAAAAGGGAGTTGATTGATTGAGGAAGAAGGTCATATAGAGTGTTCTGAACTTATCATCTTGATAAAATCTAGGACTTAGGGGTCAGAACACCTGGTGATTCAGTCCCCGTATCATCTTTCATGTTTCCTCTAAACTGCCCTGTGGGCCCGTTCCCCAAGAAAGGTGGGTAGGAAAGGACTGTTTGGTATTTAGTGAGCAGAATGTTCCTTGGATTCAATCTGATGGGAACAGAAAATGATTCAGATGCCCCTTTCTCTCCCACGTTTTGGGGCCTGCCTGGTACAGTTTTATATGAATTCTCTATTTAGGACTCTAGGTTAAAAAACATGTCTTTAAGGATTCTCCTCCATGTGTCAGCTGAGATAATGGCACACAGTCTTTTTGTACCAGACCAACACCATTGCCTAAATGCAGATTCTGGTCAGGACCTCTAAAATATCCATCAATGGGTCCCTGGCCCACCTTCCTACTCTTCCTGTCTATTGCCTCAAAGTTTATTGGGTAGGAAGTGTGTGTATTTGGGGGAGCATAGTTTGCCTGGTCTAAATGGGTGACCACAGGGTCTGCAGTTAAGAGCAGAGTTGGCTTGTTCTTCCCATTAATATGGAGCCCAAGTTACCAGAACTGTTCTCTCCCTACCCATCCCTTCACCCTTAGGAAATATTCTGGTAGTTTCACCCATTTATCTCATGGTCCATGCACCCACATGCACTTCAGCCTTGGGACTGGAGCTTTCAGCTGTCAGAAGtcaccccccaccaccaccaccactgagGAGAGTGGCTAACTAGGATATAGAGATGGAGgccaactctgaggttctacaaTTTTGGTTTATCTCAGGCATCACTAGGTGTTATTTTGCCCTATTTACACGAGTGCTTTGGAGAAAAGTCTGTGTGCTCTCTTAATTGTTCTCTGAATTTATACTCTGAAATGGGCTTCACAGAAAGTGAAGCTTCTGGTCACTAAGACATTGCTCTTAAACCTCCCCTCCCCAATAGCCACAGGCTTACAGAACTTCAGTTGAGAGGCTTGCTCATCTAGTCACTTAGGGATGAAACTCTGGAGAGTGAGCTGATGTCAGCACTGCCTTTCAGCCtgaagagaaaattgagagaaATGCAGATAACCAGGGGCTAGTTCAGGCTGGAATTCcctttctctattctcttttaGGGGAAAAGTAGACTGGGTTAAAGCCAGCCATAGAACAAGGTTTCCATGTAATTATCCTGTCTCTTCCAGTGATCTCTGCCAAATCCAGTcacttttctcagtcctcatccttcttggccTCTTTGCAGCCTTTAACACAGTCgatccctttctttttccttgatgttttctTCTCTCCAGGTTCTCAGTGTCTTACTGCTTCTGGATCTTTAGTCAggtgacacttactacctatgtgtgCTCTACAAGATTCCgtgatattctttcttttaagttATTTCATCTCCTCACATTTCATTGATACAATTATCTGCAAGCTGATGATTCTCAACCCTATTTTATCCAGTCCTAACCTCTCAAATGACCTTCAGGCTCACATCTCCAATTGTCTATGACACATGAGGCATCTTGAGCTGATGTCCTGTAGGCATCTTAACCTCAAAGTGAGTAAACAAAACTGAATTTACTGTCTTCCCCACTCCCCCAAACTTTTCCTCTTTCAAACTTGTCACTGTCGAAGGCAATATCATCTTCTCAGTCCCCCAGACTCACTACCTAGGCGTCAGCCTTGACTTCTCACTATTTCTCACACCCAATATCTTACTGTCATGGCTTGCTGATATCATTTTTTGcagcatctctcaaatatgtctccttctctcctttgatacTGCCACCACTCTGGGGCAGACCTCACTTCTGGACTATCGTAATAACCTGCTCATGGTCTGCTGTCATAAGCCTCTCCCAACTCTAGTCTATCCTTCATTCAgtctccaaagtgattttctcaaagagcagatctgaccatatcaccctTCTACCTGATAAATTCCAGTGACTTTctattgccttcaggatcaaatatacagCTTTCTGCTTggtattcaaagctcttcataatgtTGCCCTCCAttccctacctttccagtcttcttttaccttagaccagtgatgggcaaaccttttagaaactgaatACCCAAACTGCTCACCTCATGTGAGccacccctttaccccagacagggaaaggaggaagcattcctgctgggcagaggggaggatcacatgaaaaatgccctcaggcatggtggagagggggaagggagcagcccacCTCCAGCATGcctgccataggttcaccaacatggctttaGACTCTTCCCATGtactatgatccagtgacactaacCTCCTTGCTTTTTCTCAAACAAGATATTCCAAttcaactctgggcattttctttggctgtccctaattcctggaatactctccttATCTCCAGGTttcccctggcttcctttaattctcaACTAAATTCCCatttctacaggaagcttttcccaatctcTTTTTATTTGTTCTGTAGTTTTTCAGCCACTTAGGATCTTTCATGacataattttttgttgttgttcatttattttcaattgtttctgactcttcatggctccatttggcTTTTCTTGataaagttactggagtggtttgccattttcttttctagttcctttttatagatgagaaaactgaagcaaatggagttaaatgacttgcacagggtcacacagctgataagtatctgaggccagatttgaactcaggaagatgtcttcctgactccaggcctggcacctacttatgtgccatctagctaccttcTCTTAATTAGGTCCCAaagggtagggactatcttttgtatttcttcttgTCCCAATCCTCTCAGACTATAAACAGCTGCAAAAAAAGGTGCCAATATGCTTTGGTAGAGGGATTGTCTTCACCTGTGGGCTCCCTgttccaatgaaatcataggcctAGTTCCTATCCTTATCCTAGGAACACCCCATGATGCCACTGGTCCTCAGTTGTGAATGCTGATTTTCCTTAGAGAGAATATACATAGGTATATGTAGGTTATATTTCCCTATGAATACTCATTGTCTTATTCTGTATAAAACAGCCACTTAcgatgtttattgaattaagtcGAGATAAAGATTTGAAATGCCTAATTTGAGAATAGCAAGATGGGAGTTATACATTTAAGGATCTATTCTTTTCTCTGGGAAATGCAAAGAGTTGTATGGATTAGGCACTGTACTTGGGATCAGAAAGACCTGCTTCAAATATCACATTAGATATTTTCTAGTTGAGACCTTGAGCTAATCATTTAATGatttggtgcctcagtttcctcatctaaggGTTGGCCACTAGGGTCAGTTATTtagccaacaaatatttattaagttcttacttaatatgtcccaggcactgtgctaagtgttggggatacaaagacaggcaAAAATAATGTCTCTGCCAGGGAGACACAATGGACAAATATCATGGAAATATGAGATTGATAATGGTAAATGGGAGATAATAAATAGGatgtcttttccagctctaaatctctgattttaTGAATGTCCTTAGCTCATACAAATATTAGCTCTACTTGAAGGCCTAGATCAAGAATAATCTTCCTCAGGGAGAACAGTCTAACTGTAAACTCCAATtatgaattattaaattaattaattaaccaattaaattaattgattaatttatttaataaaaactgttaccttttctcttagagtcaataccaagtataagttctaaggcagaagaccaataagggctagaaaaatggaattaagtgatttgtccaaggtcactcagctagcatgtgtccaaggccatatttgaatgcaAGGTCTTCCATCCCTAGGcatagctctctatctactgagccagaTTTCTGCCTCTAGTTATGAATGATTATTCATAAATGATAGATTGTTGTATCTGTCACAGATGCTCTTATAATACTTTGTATATAGTAGATGCTTGTGAAATAATTCCCAAATTAGTTagtgaataaaagaataaatgataaatattcaGCATTAGAGGCCAGTCTGGGAACAGGagaa is from Gracilinanus agilis isolate LMUSP501 chromosome 2, AgileGrace, whole genome shotgun sequence and encodes:
- the RNASE13 gene encoding probable inactive ribonuclease-like protein 13 — protein: MVLVRILVLQLLLVPVLAFLSFTSKEVENFRALHIDFPKVQFSKGFQGYCNGLMSYVRGRQSFLKQCPNIHHVLHAPWRKVTINCKKTDSFCEDFNEYCSLSHDPFSITTCTRIKETPPTTCLYNETSSTRRVYLLCSRKNNAKPTYIIGLF